Within the Myxococcales bacterium genome, the region GTCGGCCCCGCAGATGGTAGCAAACCGCGCCAGGTTCTCAGCGGAAACATCGAAGGTTAAAATATGAAAAAAATTTTTTTTGCATCGGTGGCCGCGGCGCTCGCCGCAGTTTGGGTTCAGACATCCGTGGCCGCCGACCTTAAATCGGAAATATCCAAAATCGAATCGGCCAACGGTTCATGGAACGATATCAGCGCCGACTTCGAACAGAAGACCTTCATAGCCCTGCTTGGGAAAAGCGTCGCTAAGAAGGGCTTGATGCATCTCAAAAAAGGCGGCAAGTTCAGAATCGAATACAAGGGGGACGATCCCAAGGTCTACCTCTGCGATGGGAGCACGATCTGGATATTCGTCCCGGGAGACGCTTCGAGCCTGCAGACCTATGCGGTAGGCGACAAGAGCATTCCTAAGGAAGCCCTGTCATTTCTCTCCGGCTTCGGGGCAATAAGCAAAGAATTTAAAGTCGACGAAAGCGCGTCATTCCCAAAGAAAAAGAATGGAGAGATCGCGCTGGCGCTGGAACCAAAAAAGAAGAGCGCGCACTACAGGTCACTGGAGGCTCTATTTTCCAAGGATGGAATAATCCGTGAGATGATAGTACACAACGAGTCAGGGAACAGAAGCCACTACATACTCGCATCGATAAAGATGAATCTGAATCCCCCCGACGACGACTTTACGCTCTCATCCGGCAAGGCCACTCCTGACACGCTTCCGCAATAACACCCCACTCTCTGGAGCCCCACTCCGACAGTTGCCATTCACTAGTTACGAGTCACCAGTTACGGATTTTCCGACCATCGAACTATCGAACTATTGAACTATCGCACCATTGAACTATTCAAAAAAAAGGCCCCGCCATTCTTTCGAATAGCGGGGCCATATGGCAACGAAGATGTGCAGGATCTGTAAGCCGAGTTCTGTCAGGCGTGCGGCGTGTGTATGGCCGCAAACCCAACGATCATTCATCTGGGATCGCCGTTGCCGGCGACCTCTAGCAACCTACCCGCCGGGTTAGCTTTTAGGCACGGCGCGGAACACGCCGCCGCAGATCATCTTTCGATGAGCGGCACCCGACTTATTTGGTCTTGCTCCCCAAGGGGTTTTCCATGCCGCCGACGTCGCCGCCGACGCGGTGAGCTCTTACCTCGCCTTTTCACCCTTGCCACCGGTTGCAAGCAACCGAGGCGGTCTGTTTTCTGTGGCACTGTCCGTTCCCGTCATCCTCGTAAAATGGCCGGGACCTGGGCGTTACCCAGCTTGGCTTCCTGTGGAGCTCGGACTTTCCTCCCTCGGCACGCAAGGCGCCGAGAGCGATCGTTCGATCCTGCACCATCATTTCAAAGAACGTAATTTATGAAAAACATCTCATTAAAAAAACGCCAGTCACGATTCACGGCAGTTAATGGATCCCCGCCAAAACCATGCGGGGATGACAACCTCACTCGCCGTCATTGCGAGCGTCAAGCGAAGCAATCCCGTTCCTACAGTTCATCTTAATCCTTAATCCTTAATTCTTAATTCTTAATCCTTATTTCGCCCTAAACTATCTGTCCATCAATAGCCAGATTTGCGAGCTTGTCCGCAGCCTTATTCCTCTCGCGCATCACATGATTTATATTGAACGAGCCAAACTCCTTCGAAAGTTTAATCGCCTCCTGAAAAAGCGGGCGCAGCCCTTCATTTTTCACCTTGTACTCGCCAAGTATCTGCCGAACCATCAGTTCGGAATCGCAAAAGACTGAGACGCGTTCTAATTTTAAACGCAAAGCCTCTTTGAGGGAGAGCAGTAGCGCGTGATACTCGGCCTGGTTGTTGGTCATCTCTCCCAAATAGCGACAGACGCTGCCAAGCTCTTTCCCATCGCCATCTAATATGACGCCTCCGGCTCCTGCAGGCCCAGGGTTTCCACGCGCAGCGCCATCGGTAAAAATTCTGGCTTCAGACATAACCCACCATGATGAAAGTTGTTAAGATTGGAATCAGCCGCGGATAAAACCGAAAGCGTCGAGCAAGGCGCGTTCTTCTCTGGAGGAAAGCGCGGAGACTATCTTTCTCGCCTTCGGGGTTAGGCCGGCTTCCTTCAGCATCGATGAAACCGAGGTGTCGCGCTCCCCTTGTTCTTCGCGCGCAAGCGCCATCGCCAGTTCGCGCACAGCCTGCTTGGCATCGTCGACGGAGATGGAGCCCTTGAGATCTCTTTCCACGCAGGGAAAGCTCTCATTTTCAGCCAGAAACAAAAGAAGCTCAACTAGCGTCTCTTTCGGCAATGCGGTTATCTTTATCATTCCCCCTCCGGGAGCTTCTGTTCATCCGAGGAAACTGCACCCTCGACGTTTTCTTTTTCCAAGTATACCAAACGCTGGCAATTAGGACAAATCTTTAACTCACTTCTTCTCAGCATCTCGTTTAACATCTGCGGCGGAATTTTCCTTAAACATCCGCGGCAGGCGCCATCCTCTATTTTCACGACGACATCGACATAGCGCTTGCCTACGAATTCGTATTTGCGCCTGATGTCCCTGTCTAGCATGGCGATGAGTTCTGGGCGCCTCTTCTCGCCATCGGCCATCTGCGCCTTTATTTCAGCGGTCTGGCTTTCCACTTCCTGCCGGGCCTTGTTGAAGGCTGCTTCCTTATCGGTGAACGCAGTTTTTAGTTGCTCACTTTTTTGCTTTAGCTGCTCTATTTTTTCCATCGCCTGAAGCACTCGGTCTTCACGTTCGCGATTTATCTTTTTCCCCTCGGAGATTTCCTTGATCGCGGCCTGATATTCCTTGTTCGTCTTTATCGCATAGAGCCTGGCTTCGCGCTCGCGAAGTTTGTCGGTAGACTCCGCGACATTCTGCTCGTCCTGCCTTTTCTGCGATTCGATTGAGGTAAGCTCTGAATCGACGGCCTCAAATTCTGCCTTGGCCTGGTTGTAGGCCTCTTCGATCTCTTTTATCTGTTCCGGAAATTGTTCTATCACGCGGCGAAATTTATGCAGGGTTGAATCTATGGACTGTAGTTCGCAAAGGACGGCTAGCTGCTCTTGATAGTCGATGGGCATCG harbors:
- a CDS encoding outer membrane lipoprotein carrier protein LolA encodes the protein MKKIFFASVAAALAAVWVQTSVAADLKSEISKIESANGSWNDISADFEQKTFIALLGKSVAKKGLMHLKKGGKFRIEYKGDDPKVYLCDGSTIWIFVPGDASSLQTYAVGDKSIPKEALSFLSGFGAISKEFKVDESASFPKKKNGEIALALEPKKKSAHYRSLEALFSKDGIIREMIVHNESGNRSHYILASIKMNLNPPDDDFTLSSGKATPDTLPQ
- a CDS encoding ribonuclease HI family protein; protein product: MSEARIFTDGAARGNPGPAGAGGVILDGDGKELGSVCRYLGEMTNNQAEYHALLLSLKEALRLKLERVSVFCDSELMVRQILGEYKVKNEGLRPLFQEAIKLSKEFGSFNINHVMRERNKAADKLANLAIDGQIV